gaaaagaagatggggagctactggggcatctttgcagacacagatctttactgctaaagggcggtggttgccttgggctggtacagaagcacaaaacataatatacaacatttctagctacttctttagctaagctttagttgTATTTTAAAATTCCTTTGTACTATAAGGCTTATGGCATACagcagggatccctaaccttttgaacccgtgagcaacattcagaagtaaaaggagttggggagcaacactagcatgaaaaatgttcttggggagccaaaagggctgtgattggccatttagtagcccctatgtggactgacaacctacatagagggtctgtttggcagtacaactgttttttatacaaccaaaacttgcctcttaacctggaattcaaaaataagcacctgctttgaggccactgggagcaacatccaaggggttggagaacatgttgctcacgagctactggttggggatcactggcatacAGTATAGTCCTCCCATTTTTAATGTAGTCTGAAAATGTTAATTACTTGCATTCTTTATTGTCACTAGAAGTCTACCAAAGCTCTTCAAATTCTCCATCaccgttttttaaactttttttttttgttgttttttttttaaatttcagataCTATTATAACAAGCGGATCCTGcataaaacaaaaggaaagcGCTTTACCTACAAATTCAACTTCAACAAGCTGGTTATGCCCAATTATCCTTTCATCAACATCCGACCTAATGGTAAGCTTTGAAACGATGACCAAAAGCTCATGGTTTCTCCCTTTCTTGTATTCCCCTTACATATCCACCAATAGTTCTTGCACCCGAGTTCTGTTGTAAAGAATGAGCTTCCTTTTATATGttctgcaaattcactagagaAACTCTTGTACCACCCACTGGTTCTTTCCTgttacacatacatttatatatatatatatatatatatatatatatatatatatatatatatatatatatatatatatatatatatatatatatatatatatatatatatatatttatatatatatatatatatatttatatatatatatatatatttatatatatatatatttatatatatatatatatatatatatatatttatatatatatatatatatttatatatatatatatttatatatatatatattatatatatatatatatatacacaggtataggaGCAGGTTGAGccgatgcaacacgactgtcggatgcagacacagcgtgcagcatctgcatctgtCTCGTCGGATCgacactgcgacttcatccgacatttctatcttaccttatttccgtcgcgtGCGACTTgacgcaggcgttttgtcgcaccgaaaacgtccgtgtaatCCTACCCTTACTGTTGCCTCATTTCTGTGCTTTTCATAAAACATCAAGGCGACTGATACATGTTGGTCAGTTGGGTTTGATATTGTGCACTCattggttaaagggattctgtcacatgttttttttttcaaaattcatcagttaatagtgctgctccagcagaattctgtactgaaatccatttttaaaaagagcaaacagattatttttttatatttaattttgacctcggctagacatattgtcagtttcccagctgcccccagtgatgtgactagtgctctgataaacttcagttactctttactgctgtactgcaagttggattgaagaaattaccagcagcacactgttaaatttGCAATAGTGCTCAGTGAAGAATTTATTCAGACCATTGCATAcaaaaaggcaatgtttcgggGCCTACCAGGACCTTTATCAAGCATTGATAAAATGCATTGATGTGACCCTATGACAGTATTGGGACTTCCGgtacagcacctgacacaacaaaagtgttttattttgggaggtgagcgctccacattTGTGACtgtgtactgcaagttggagtgatatcacccactcctttccccccccccccagcagcctaacaacagaacaatgggaaggtaacagataacagctgcctggtagatctaagaacagcactcaatagtaaaatccaggttccactgagacacattcagttacattgagtaggagaaacaacagcctgccagaaagcagttccatcctaaagtgctggctctttctgaaagcacatgaccaagcaaaatgacctgagatgcacctacacaaatattataaattaaataaaaatacacttgctggttcaggaatgacattttatatggtagagtgaattatttgcagtgtaaacagtgtaacttaaaaaaaaaatcatgacaaaatccctttaaatgtttaggGCCAAAACAACATGGAGCACTTGTATCTGTTCAGTTTTGCTCTCCCCTTGCGTTGGAGCCATTTATCTGTGGGGTCAGGTGACCCATGGTGGTACTGCATGGGCAACTTCTAGTGATAGTATGTGTGATATTCATAGACTACCTTGTGACCGAAACTGTTTAACAAGGAAGCGTGTAGGTGCAAGTCCGAtcagcattcattttttaaaggcgCTGCCACCCATATTTTAGCTACAGCCTACACCTTCCCCCTAGGCACGCAGAGGACTAAAATGTGCAGAAGATCAACACAtctgaattttagattttttttttcttccccctttCCTGCTATGAGCAGAACACACAGGAAACACAACCTGTTATGAGAAGCTAAAATCCGGTTTCATTTCTGCTTTGCAGCATCTGTTGAACCAGATCAGGACAGGCCCAGGGCAAATGACCAAGCTGCAGTTTTGGTTTCCCCTTTCAGTGTGTATCTgtgttaaaatatgtttaaagatGGTCAGTATTGTAATCCTGTAAACTTGCTTTAAGCTCAGCACAGGAAAGCAGGAAAGCCAGATTCCGTTTTGGAGACTTGGATAAACATGATGTAGGATCAGAATGCTGCTGTTCGGCTGCTTACCCACTCATATAGCTATAAGACtttgctgcatttaatgaaaaatCATTCTATGTAAAGCattctgaaaacagaaagtatttacatgcctcatgctatacacatagcactgccttcatactaaaaattcgattttcaactctctcataaggcattatgggtggagacatgcaaatcactcctttatgtctctTGCCATCTACTAACTCTGCATAACAGAACCGCTGGTTTTaaagcacagatacagcctaagggtagaactacatgggcgattttcGGTGCATGTCCTTCCTTTCTGACGCGATGCGTGGGCGTTGcgtcggatgcgccgaatctaatgtaaataatacaaatgtcgcacgtaCAAGCTGATCCCATCCGAAACGACGTCagatgaagatgcaacatgcagcgTACACATCCGACAGTCATATCATGTCAGATGCAATCAGCgagcgacatttgtattacttacattagagtAGGTGTATCCGACGGGACGCCTGCACTTCGTTGCGTCGGAATGGATGTACGCGCACCGAAAATCACCCGTGTGGTTGTGTCACAATCGCCGCCcagagcagttccaggagctccgggcggcgtgtcctcccctgccggcgtcgctcccaaaatggtggcgcccatggccgccacatgggtagcggcgcaatgacgtcggcgcaaggacgccagtgacgtcacaatggcgccaaattcaaaataaaaacgctaccaagacgccagaatggcgcccaagtataggaaactttccctgaggttatcctgggttccctgtgtgctactTTTGCTataatcctgttcctgattattatcctgacccttgcctggactttggacttcgcTGTTATgtgcctgcccgtgaactcttgcctggattctgactactcctttgattaaccctttggacaccacgaccttgctccctcaagagggcttcctcctcgatcctgactacctccctggagggagctcccggctccctgacaggttGTACCCttatagttcagagccatatatccaaacttgcagacagcctgtttcaaactTGTTCAATCTCATCAGTGCaacatattggaacatggcttttgagtgggtaaaggtggccatacacgggcagattaaagctgtcgATATCaatcctttagaccaatttggcagcttatccgCTTGCATGGGGGCTTCTGAAGAGactccccaatcaatatctggccaaaaatctggCAGATATAGATCGGGCAAATATTCCTGCTATTGAGGACTGCAccggctagttgatgcggcccATTGCCATTGTTATAATCCAATCATTTagccctagggctgaacgatcggattaacCGGATATCGCTCTGCCGTTGGTGgaaatatcagggaaagatctcgACCTCgctaaacaagcggatcttatagtgtatggccgccttaagACTTGGAGAACAAGTTGGTTCCTCAGCTTCCTGAAGGGCTTTTTTGGCTCTTTTTAGCCCATCTCGCCCTAACCAGTTTGGTCCCTCTGCttctaaaggaacagttacatcaaaaggtgttttaaagtaataaaaatataatgcagtgttgccctgcactggtaaaattgttgtgtttgcttcagaaacactattattgtttatataaataagttgctgtgtagcaatggggggggtattcaaaggagaaaagactcaggttacacagcagctctGGATAACAcagtggtgttatctgttatccactatttaacctgtgccatatagtcttttttcaatttccaccattgatacacagcagcttgtttatatgaactagaaaagtgtttctgaagcaaacacagcagttttaccagagcagggcaacactacattatattttcattactttaaaacacttaaaatttttggtgtcactgttcctttaagccccgTGTTAAAAACTGCCATACGGACTTACAAGCAGTGACCTCCCAAGGTAAATCATGGGTTATTTTACGACCCCTTACATGGGACCCCACTACGGTTAGTATGTAGTGTAGAGCGAAGCGGAATGTTTACCTCCACTTTTTCACCCCTCACCTGCCTGCCGTAATGCTGCCCAACTATACCTCCTTGGTGGAGTTTAGGGCTTTAAACACAGCATATTCACATAAGAATCTAACTCTGCAGCATTCATTGGTTGTTGACTTAAATGATTGTTGAACATTCACTGGGCTCCATGTACTCCCAGGGAAATGAATGGCCGGAGGCAGATACTCCCTTAACAGGGATCGATCACTCAGTAGAATAATACAAAATTGTTAAAATCTCGCAGGATTCCTTAACCATCTTCCTGCCTTTCTCTTGCAATACCACACACACATATGGAGTTGAAAGAAGCCCACCGTTCTATATGGCTCTTATCTACTACATCACAAATGCATCTTTAAAGTGATATCTGTATTTCTTTTCCCATTGTCTAACATATATTTGCATTATAGCTGTCTCTATCTCTTTGTTGCCTTTTAGGTGCTGTCCCACAGAGTGCTCCGCCGGTTCCAAGCGCATCCTCGCATTTTCACTTTTCTCCACTAGACTCCCCCAGTGAAGACGCCAAAGGAAGCCGTTTCTCTGGCAACTCCACTGCACAGTCCAGCCGTGAGTCGTTGAATGAGGTCACAGATCGCAAGACAAATTCTTCAGAACAAGATGACGCTTCCTCCGATTGGCGACGTAACGCAGACCTCATGGCTCCTCGTAATCATGTGGGTTTAGGCCATCCTGCTCTTCAGAAGCACAAATCTGATCTCATGCTGCCTGTTTTTTCCATGCCAGGAATGTATGCAGACCCCCACAGCCCTTTTGCAATGTCTCCTCTGCCTGGCCGGGGTAGCCTCCTGAATTTACCCATCTCACCTGCCTTATCTCTCACTCCGACTGTTTTTTCCTATAGTCCATCACCAGGTCTGAGCCCTGCTTTAAGTGGCAGCTGCTTTAACTTCACCACTGAAGAGATGAAACACTACCTGCAGGCCCAGGCTTGCTCTGTTTTAAACTACCACCTCAGTCCACGGACTTTCCCAAGATTCCCTGGTTTTATGATGGCTCCACGTCAGCCTCATTTTCCTCCAGAGGAGCAGTCATCGTTCCCCATCAAGTTGCAGCCCCCACCAATGGGACGCAAAAACAGAGAACATCATCAGAGCCAGGAAGAGATTCAGATTACTCTACAGCAAACACCTCTTGCAACTGCCATGAAGGTGGAGCCAATTTCTGATGATGAACGAACCTCAGACGATGATCTAGACTCTTCAGCGGAGAAAGATTTCCAGAGTGATGAGGAAGATGACTCGTTCTCTCCAAGAGAAGACCCTAGTAAGCAAGGGCATGCCTTTATCAAGCCGGCTACTCCATCTTGGACCCCGGTTTCATCTGCATCTTCCAGACCTTCTTATCCGAATGTGGGTACAGTAGATCCCTCAGAATCAAATCGAATAACAAAGGACTTTTCTATCGATGCAGTTACAGTGGAAAAGAAAGACTCTCTTCCCCCAAAGCTACGTCTGAAACGCCTGTGGAACGGCGATCGTCAGGCAGAAGTTGCAGAGGACAGAGGAGAGTGCAGGAAAGTCAGCTGCATTGTTAATGCTCTCAGGTCTCCAGTCATCCCTGCAGAAACCAAGGCAGTGACTGATTCTTAGTAATGGCGAATGATATATTGGTCTATTCCTGTTTATGTAGAACTGCTACAGAATGGTTGAGTTTTATTGATTTCCAAACTTTCCTAATAGCGGATccttatttagtatttttttttcttattttcagggTGGACAATACCTCGAATACACAGGGGATGACTTAACTGTACAAACTGAAGACCTGagtgtttttttgcttttatttttgccttttctgGTGGTGACGTAAAACATTCAGTAGTAAAGAGCATTTTGATTGGTGGTTTTGAATCTCTCTGCTTAAAATGGCTCAGGAAAGCTCTTGGAATGGATGAATCTTGCACTTGGATTTTCAATTCTGgtctttgggtttatttatatgttattcatgatgtcccccccccccccattcttctGGAATATATTGACTGCTTAGTTGTGTTTAAGGAAGAGCTCAGAAAAGTTAATACAGTTGGGCAACATCTCCGTTGTCTCATATTAATTGACTAGGGGAAGAAGATGAAGACAAGAGGCCAGATTTTATGCCAAAATTATTCACTGGGTACAGAAGAGAATACCTCATATTATGGTGATCCACTTAAGAGGGATCAACAACAAGTGGGCAGATCAAATGAGCAGGTAGAAGATAGTTCCAGGCCAATGGTCTCTGGATCAGGAGatttagtttttaatttaataCAGCAGTACTATTTACAAATATACCTCCTGTGCTCAAGCCACTTCTTTGGCCTGTAAGAAAGTGATTTATTGCTGCAATTCCGTCACTTTTTATTGGAACCCTGCAGTTGCATTGACTCAGTGTTTGTATAGGCGATGAATAATTCCTGTGGGGAAGTCGAGGAAGCGCAGCTTGCAGTCTTTATGACCTACGGGAAGTAGAGTTTAGAGAAATCGTGGATGGTGGGAAGAATTGGAACACAAAGCCTTTCAGTCtgcgattttttttcccacaccaCCGTCAGTTTATACCCTTAAACACGTATACATCTAACTCTGGTATGTTAATCATAGGATCTGATTCTATTATAtacagatttgcttttttttaactccTGCTTTCCCTTTGTATTGCCCAAATTGTTTCTAACACAAGAGATTCCACAATGCCCTGATATCTACATCTGCCTTTTCCCTTACCTGTGACATGTTTAACGGAATGTCAAAAAGGaggtttattttttccttttaaagaccTGTCAAATCCTGTTTGGTTTGGACATAAATTTTACTCTTTGTAGAGGTATTAAGTTGCCTGGGCCTCAGGGACTAATTAATCTTCATGATCTGTGGCAGGTGAGTCTGATCCCTTGTCATTTAAGCCCTACATAGGAAGGTGCGTAGCACATACCAGAGTCGATGGAAAAATCATATGCGTGCTCCTTTGCACATGTCATGTCCTCGCCGGTGCCTCTATGCACTGATAGGACTATACTTGCGAATCGATAGATTTTGTTGCCTTGATTATAATACCTCTTTTATAGTTGGAATATAAATCAAAGTatccccctccaaaaaaaaaaaaaatattgatacctgttttttttttttaaaacaaatctgtaaatatctatttttattagtgaatttgtatttttctaaGTAAAGCTACAAGTATTTTATTAAAGCAAGAGCACAGCTCATCTTTGGATTACGTGCATAGCGATGATTTATTCTAATGACACTCGTTTTCATAGTGATAGAGAGACGGCTGTCTCGTGGTTTTTTCCTGCTGCTATTTTATCTAGCTCTGCCCTGGGTGTGCTGCTCTAACAGGTTGTTCCCATCCTTCCCCAAACTGCCCGAAGCTTCCTGTGCTCCCATCCAGGAATGCAGTCAGACCTGTCCCTTTGCTTGTGCAAACATCCCTTTCATTTCCTTGTGTGAAATTGGTTCCCACTGATGCAAATTGTAGCTCATACTTGAGTGTATTTAGTTCATATTACCAAGATACGGTCTGcgtatcagttttttttttctttctttttctccccATGTTTTTGTTGTGTTATTGATAATAAacccctttcctttttttaaattaagactGCACCCTGAATATTTGAGCATCGTCGGAGATCTTTGTTTATAGCTTAAACCCAAGCACTTAGGGTATAATTAAACACGGGGTGTTAAGGatatagtgcaggggtccccaaccttttttacccatgagccacattcaaatgtaaaaagtattggggagcaacacaagcatgaaaaagtcccttggggtgccaaattaggtctatgattggctatttggtagcccctttgtggactggcaacctacaagaggctctacttggcaatatacttcgtttttatgcaattaaaacttaccttcaagcttggaattcaaaaataaacacctgctttgaggaccctgagagcaacatccaaggggttggagagcaacatgttgctcatgagctactggttgaggatcactgatatagtgaataatgtaccccctcttgtaaaatataaggatatttggaTATAAGGATaggaagttactgaggagttccatgatcataaaAAGACGATGCCGAAGGctgattgtttttatacaggtcacggaactatgacatgacttctaatatcctcatattttgaaacagggggtactttatttattataatatagagAGTATGTGACATAGatggcatcactaagctccgattataatcGATGACATCataaagcaccatttataaggataacatttacaggatgttcatagctcttgtgtatatagtgaataaagtaccccctcttgtaaaatataaggatattataagttactgaggagtttcatgatcataaaaaacacgaggccaaaggctgagtgattttatacaggtcatggaactccgagttgacttctaatatcttcatatttttcaacagggggtactttatttattataatacacacgttttagtgtgtcatgtgacagaaatgacatcactaagctccagttataaccaatgacatcactaagctcctataataaccaatgacatcactaagctcctattataactaatgacatcattgagcaacatttataaggatatcatttacaggatattcatgtgtactattttgtgaataaagtaccgctattgtaaaatataaggataagagGCCGAAGACTGagtgttttttatacaggtcatggaactccgagtttacttctaatatcctcatattttacaacaaagggtactttatttattatactacacaagttttagtgagtcgtgacaaaaatgacatcactactcaccgtttataacagatgacatcactagtcaccctttataaggatataatttacaggatattcatgattCTTGTGTATTTTATCCATATAAACGCTAgatctttcatggaaaaaaatgattgCCCAAGCGACTCATTCCATAAATAGATTTTCATTGCTAGCtgaattacatatttatttcctaccctagtacaggtatgggatctgttatccggaaacccgttatccagaaagctccgaatttcagAAAGGCGGT
The sequence above is a segment of the Xenopus laevis strain J_2021 chromosome 8L, Xenopus_laevis_v10.1, whole genome shotgun sequence genome. Coding sequences within it:
- the etv3.L gene encoding ETS variant transcription factor 3 L homeolog isoform X1 yields the protein MKTGCSIGEKPKGGGGYHFPDWAYRAESSPGSRQIQLWHFILELLQKEEFRHVIAWQQGEYGEFVIKDPDEVARLWGRRKCKPQMNYDKLSRALRYYYNKRILHKTKGKRFTYKFNFNKLVMPNYPFINIRPNGAVPQSAPPVPSASSHFHFSPLDSPSEDAKGSRFSGNSTAQSSRESLNEVTDRKTNSSEQDDASSDWRRNADLMAPRNHVGLGHPALQKHKSDLMLPVFSMPGMYADPHSPFAMSPLPGRGSLLNLPISPALSLTPTVFSYSPSPGLSPALSGSCFNFTTEEMKHYLQAQACSVLNYHLSPRTFPRFPGFMMAPRQPHFPPEEQSSFPIKLQPPPMGRKNREHHQSQEEIQITLQQTPLATAMKVEPISDDERTSDDDLDSSAEKDFQSDEEDDSFSPREDPSKQGHAFIKPATPSWTPVSSASSRPSYPNVGTVDPSESNRITKDFSIDAVTVEKKDSLPPKLRLKRLWNGDRQAEVAEDRGECRKVSCIVNALRSPVIPAETKAVTDS
- the etv3.L gene encoding ETS variant transcription factor 3 L homeolog (The RefSeq protein has 1 substitution compared to this genomic sequence), encoding MKTGCSIGEKPKGGGGYHFPDWAYRAESSPGSRQIQLWHFILELLQKEEFRHVIAWQQGEYGEFVIKDPDEVARLWGRRKCKPQMNYDKLSRALRYYYNKRILHKTKGKRFTYKFNFNKLVMPNYPFINIRPNGAVPQSAPPVPSASSHFHFSPLDSPSEDAQGSRFSGNSTAQSSRESLNEVTDRKTNSSEQDDASSDWRRNADLMAPRNHVGLGHPALQKHKSDLMLPVFSMPGMYADPHSPFAMSPLPGRGSLLNLPISPALSLTPTVFSYSPSPGLSPALSGSCFNFTTEEMKHYLQAQACSVLNYHLSPRTFPRFPGFMMAPRQPHFPPEEQSSFPIKLQPPPMGRKNREHHQSQEEIQITLQQTPLATAMKVEPISDDERTSDDDLDSSAEKDFQSDEEDDSFSPREDPSKQGHAFIKPATPSWTPVSSASSRPSYPNVGTVDPSESNRITKDFSIDAVTVEKKDSLPPKLRLKRLWNGDRQAEVAEDRGECRKVSCIVNALRSPVIPAETKAVTDS